A single genomic interval of Pseudomonadota bacterium harbors:
- a CDS encoding LacI family DNA-binding transcriptional regulator: MDHPSESPAGIRQIARQAGVSTATVSRVLNGSARVSVDTRNRVLQAVSEHNYRPNAAAKALATRRTRTVAAVIPTLEHSIFAMFMNVLEDELAYAGYNLVIATHRFDYDTEVRRCSDVLQLGAEAVIVSGAEHNPDLIPLMQTARVPCVYTSVYAPENAVATFGYDNHALAKRALNHLIHLGHRRIAVIHGPLTHNDRMRQRVRGAEAAIALHPDVEMQAVEAPIGTDGAARQLAHWAETDTLPHACLCFADVYALGLLQEAQRRGIAVPDALSIMGFENLDWTAHSFPRLTCLSLPTVEMGKATAASIVRHLDHRDPLTHRYFDAEIVERDSTRRRP, encoded by the coding sequence ATGGACCACCCCTCAGAATCACCCGCCGGAATCCGCCAGATCGCGCGTCAAGCGGGCGTGTCGACAGCCACCGTGTCACGCGTACTGAACGGCAGTGCCCGGGTGTCTGTGGACACCCGAAACCGGGTGCTGCAAGCGGTGTCCGAACACAACTACCGGCCCAACGCAGCCGCCAAGGCGCTGGCGACGCGCCGCACGCGCACCGTCGCCGCGGTGATCCCGACGCTCGAGCATTCGATCTTCGCCATGTTCATGAACGTGCTGGAAGATGAGCTCGCCTACGCCGGCTACAACCTCGTGATCGCAACGCACCGCTTCGACTACGACACCGAGGTCCGCCGGTGCAGCGACGTGCTGCAGCTCGGTGCCGAGGCCGTGATCGTCTCGGGCGCCGAGCACAATCCCGACCTCATCCCACTGATGCAGACCGCGCGCGTGCCGTGCGTCTACACGAGCGTCTACGCCCCCGAGAACGCTGTGGCCACCTTCGGCTACGACAACCACGCGCTGGCAAAACGCGCGCTGAACCACCTGATTCACCTCGGCCACCGACGCATCGCCGTCATCCACGGCCCGCTGACGCACAACGACCGCATGCGCCAGCGCGTGCGCGGTGCCGAAGCTGCCATAGCGCTGCACCCGGATGTCGAGATGCAGGCGGTCGAAGCGCCGATCGGCACAGACGGCGCGGCCCGCCAACTCGCCCACTGGGCCGAAACCGACACGCTGCCGCACGCGTGTCTCTGTTTCGCCGATGTCTACGCGCTGGGCCTCCTGCAAGAGGCGCAGCGCCGCGGCATCGCCGTGCCGGACGCCCTCTCGATCATGGGTTTCGAGAACCTCGACTGGACCGCGCACAGCTTCCCGCGCCTGACCTGCCTGTCGTTGCCCACGGTCGAGATGGGCAAGGCCACCGCCGCGTCGATCGTACGCCACCTCGACCACCGCGACCCGTTGACCCACCGGTATTTCGACGCCGAGATCGTCGAACGCGACTCGACACGACGCCGGCCCTGA
- a CDS encoding FAD-dependent monooxygenase — MQFHLSGFRPGDPDVFEPNPVSRADGACDVAIVGCGPAGLTLATQLVAVGGVTVRLFERKTGPLQLGQADGIACRSMEMFEAFGIAEQVRREAYWVNETSFWRPDSDGTTLIRADRIQDVEDDLSHQPHTILSQARIHDFLLERMAQSPHRLTPEYGSRLAGFHRDDTRGYPITARVSRDTAGTWENVSCRYLVGCDGARSAVRQGLGLALEGESARQLWGVMDVLAVTDFPDIRLKCAVQSASAGSLLIIPREGGYLVRLYIELDTLGTDERAADRNVTAEDLAARARAILAPFTFEVKSVVWCSAYEVGQRVCPRFDDIAPEARGETHPRVFIAGDACHTHSPKAGQGMNVSMADAFNLGWKLASVVRGHAAPTLLDTYTSERQAKARELIDFDREMARLFSRRGRSGEDAAVFQRYFQQHGRYTAGVETHYGPSDIIADTAHQALAAGLVVGKRFHSAPVVRLADAKPMQLAEAFSADGRWRVVAFANASDDGGECGEMAALCHSLTSSCLSHWFQAQAQDVDARIDVRAVFQQSHRTLDIQAMHPLLRPEKGPLGLIDYEKVFCADHRAGHDIYARRGIDRERGAMIVVRPDHYVSCVLPLSDTDALEAFFSALEPCDCTASS, encoded by the coding sequence ATGCAGTTCCATCTCTCGGGATTCCGGCCAGGTGACCCGGACGTCTTCGAACCCAACCCGGTCAGCAGGGCAGATGGGGCATGTGACGTTGCCATCGTCGGTTGTGGACCTGCAGGCCTGACACTCGCGACGCAACTGGTTGCCGTGGGGGGTGTGACAGTACGGCTTTTCGAACGCAAGACCGGGCCGTTGCAGCTCGGTCAGGCAGACGGTATCGCGTGCCGATCAATGGAGATGTTCGAGGCATTCGGCATCGCTGAGCAGGTGCGTCGTGAAGCGTACTGGGTCAATGAAACCAGCTTCTGGCGACCCGACTCCGACGGCACCACGCTCATTCGAGCCGACCGCATACAGGATGTCGAAGACGACTTGTCTCACCAGCCTCACACCATCCTGAGCCAGGCCCGCATTCACGATTTTCTGCTCGAACGCATGGCGCAATCGCCACACCGACTGACACCCGAATACGGCAGTCGCCTGGCCGGTTTCCATCGCGACGACACCCGCGGCTACCCCATTACCGCACGCGTGTCTCGGGACACCGCTGGCACCTGGGAGAACGTCAGCTGCCGCTACCTGGTGGGCTGTGACGGCGCGCGCAGCGCCGTGCGGCAGGGCTTGGGACTGGCGCTTGAAGGCGAGTCAGCACGCCAGCTCTGGGGCGTCATGGACGTACTGGCCGTTACGGACTTTCCCGACATTCGGCTCAAGTGCGCCGTGCAATCGGCATCGGCAGGCAGCCTGCTCATCATCCCACGTGAAGGCGGCTACCTCGTCCGACTCTACATCGAGCTGGACACACTGGGGACCGACGAGCGCGCCGCAGACCGGAACGTCACCGCAGAGGATCTTGCAGCGCGGGCCCGCGCCATCCTGGCGCCCTTCACCTTCGAGGTGAAGTCGGTGGTCTGGTGTTCGGCGTACGAAGTCGGACAACGCGTGTGCCCGCGCTTTGATGACATCGCGCCCGAGGCGCGCGGTGAGACACACCCCCGTGTCTTCATCGCCGGAGACGCCTGCCACACTCACAGCCCCAAAGCCGGTCAGGGCATGAACGTCTCGATGGCAGACGCCTTCAACCTCGGTTGGAAACTCGCGTCGGTCGTGCGTGGCCACGCCGCACCGACGCTTCTGGACACGTACACCTCCGAGCGCCAAGCCAAGGCGAGGGAGCTGATCGACTTCGATCGCGAGATGGCCAGACTCTTCAGCCGACGAGGTCGCTCCGGCGAGGACGCGGCGGTGTTCCAGCGGTACTTTCAACAACATGGTCGCTACACCGCAGGTGTGGAAACACACTACGGTCCCTCAGACATCATCGCCGACACCGCGCACCAGGCGCTTGCAGCCGGTCTGGTTGTCGGGAAGCGCTTTCATTCTGCACCGGTGGTGCGACTGGCCGACGCCAAGCCGATGCAACTGGCCGAGGCATTCAGCGCCGATGGACGTTGGCGTGTCGTCGCCTTCGCCAACGCCAGTGATGACGGCGGCGAGTGTGGTGAAATGGCAGCCCTGTGCCACAGCCTCACGTCATCGTGCCTGTCGCACTGGTTTCAGGCACAGGCGCAAGACGTCGACGCACGGATCGACGTGCGCGCCGTGTTTCAGCAATCTCACCGCACGCTTGATATCCAAGCCATGCATCCGCTGTTGCGGCCGGAAAAAGGGCCGCTCGGGCTGATCGACTACGAAAAGGTGTTCTGTGCAGACCACCGTGCAGGCCATGACATCTATGCGCGACGGGGCATTGATCGCGAGCGTGGCGCCATGATCGTGGTCCGACCCGACCACTACGTATCGTGTGTGTTACCGCTCTCGGACACAGACGCACTCGAGGCGTTTTTCTCCGCCCTCGAGCCCTGCGACTGCACAGCATCAAGCTAG
- a CDS encoding betaine/proline/choline family ABC transporter ATP-binding protein (Members of the family are the ATP-binding subunit of ABC transporters for substrates such as betaine, L-proline or other amino acids, choline, carnitine, etc. The substrate specificity is best determined from the substrate-binding subunit, rather than this subunit, as it interacts with the permease subunit and not with substrate directly.), whose product MPDTATDPAGDAVVQVRDVWKIFGDQADDALKAIKQNDLSKAEVLEQFGAVVGVREVSFDVHESEVFCIMGLSGSGKSTLVRHINRLIEPTHGEIRVGGVDVGSLNASELRELRADRIGMVFQNMALLPHRTVRDNIAFALELRNVDAFTRMQLADKVIETVSLQGYGDRMPSELSGGMQQRVGLARALAADPEILLMDEPFSALDPLIRRGLQDEFLELSKVMGKTTLFITHDLDEAIRMGSRIAIMKDGVIVQIGTPEEIVTQPADDYVADFVQGISRLKLVFAHTVMMDPEAYVQGGGSLEGSENWPSASTEADLDSLIGLAVNRDTPVGIVDDGKMVGLVTKDVLLRSVQGEN is encoded by the coding sequence ATGCCCGATACAGCAACGGACCCTGCGGGTGACGCAGTGGTTCAGGTGCGCGACGTTTGGAAGATCTTTGGTGATCAAGCCGACGACGCGCTCAAGGCCATCAAGCAGAACGACCTCAGCAAAGCCGAGGTGCTCGAGCAGTTCGGTGCGGTGGTCGGCGTGCGCGAGGTGTCGTTCGATGTGCACGAGAGCGAGGTGTTTTGCATCATGGGCCTCTCGGGTTCCGGCAAGTCGACCCTCGTTCGTCACATCAACCGACTGATCGAGCCCACCCACGGGGAGATCCGCGTGGGCGGCGTCGACGTCGGCAGCCTCAACGCCAGCGAGCTGCGCGAACTCCGCGCCGACCGCATCGGCATGGTGTTTCAGAACATGGCGCTGCTGCCGCACCGCACCGTGCGCGACAACATCGCCTTCGCGCTGGAGCTGCGCAACGTGGATGCGTTCACCCGCATGCAGCTTGCCGACAAGGTGATCGAAACCGTGAGCCTGCAGGGCTACGGCGACCGTATGCCTTCGGAGCTCTCCGGTGGCATGCAGCAGCGGGTTGGTCTCGCGCGCGCCCTGGCAGCCGACCCCGAAATCTTGCTGATGGACGAGCCCTTCTCAGCGCTCGATCCGCTGATCCGTCGCGGCCTGCAGGACGAATTCCTCGAGCTCTCCAAGGTGATGGGCAAGACCACGCTCTTCATCACACACGACCTCGACGAGGCGATCCGGATGGGCTCGCGCATCGCAATCATGAAGGACGGTGTCATCGTGCAGATCGGCACACCGGAAGAGATCGTGACCCAGCCTGCGGACGACTACGTCGCGGACTTTGTCCAGGGCATTTCGCGGCTCAAGCTGGTCTTTGCCCACACCGTCATGATGGACCCCGAGGCCTACGTCCAGGGGGGCGGCAGTCTGGAAGGCAGCGAGAACTGGCCGTCGGCTTCGACCGAAGCGGACCTCGACTCGTTGATTGGACTGGCGGTCAACCGGGACACGCCCGTCGGCATTGTCGACGACGGCAAGATGGTCGGCCTTGTGACCAAAGACGTGCTACTGCGCAGCGTTCAGGGGGAAAACTGA
- a CDS encoding glycine betaine ABC transporter substrate-binding protein, whose product MKKTLLAAAVLATVGTAQATEKVAISDLSWAGAKAIGHVIAAVINGPMGSEAEIVEGLSDGNLVAEGMDKGDGSADVYTDLWMPNRAVIWDKYVDGAQTVAVNKPYQGTQMMYVPAYMADTVSSFEDLAKPEVAAMFDKDGNGKGEYWAGAADWASSKMWQVKFKSYGLSELWEPILVPQATFLGQLKGTIAAQDPVLFYYWTPEAVHAQYDLNPLAEAGRTENCEDLKLDQEDWLEASTFSCENKDATIYIAYSRSLEERNPPVAKMLSQVQLDPDTINGWILSIKEDGEDPADVAESWIEENADIVNSWIN is encoded by the coding sequence ATGAAGAAGACGCTACTTGCCGCTGCGGTACTGGCGACCGTGGGCACAGCGCAGGCGACGGAAAAAGTCGCCATCTCGGATCTCAGCTGGGCGGGCGCAAAAGCGATTGGCCACGTCATCGCAGCCGTGATCAACGGACCGATGGGCTCTGAAGCCGAGATCGTCGAAGGCTTGTCGGATGGCAACCTGGTTGCCGAGGGCATGGACAAGGGCGACGGTTCGGCCGACGTGTACACCGACCTCTGGATGCCGAACCGTGCGGTCATCTGGGACAAGTACGTCGACGGCGCGCAAACCGTTGCGGTCAACAAGCCCTACCAGGGCACCCAGATGATGTACGTCCCGGCCTACATGGCCGACACCGTGTCGTCGTTCGAAGACCTCGCCAAGCCCGAAGTGGCCGCGATGTTTGACAAGGACGGCAACGGCAAGGGCGAGTACTGGGCGGGTGCGGCTGACTGGGCTTCGAGCAAGATGTGGCAGGTGAAGTTCAAGAGCTACGGCCTGAGCGAGCTGTGGGAGCCGATTCTGGTGCCGCAGGCGACCTTCCTCGGCCAGCTCAAGGGCACCATCGCGGCCCAGGACCCCGTGCTGTTCTACTACTGGACTCCGGAGGCGGTGCACGCTCAGTACGATCTGAACCCGTTGGCGGAAGCCGGTCGCACAGAGAACTGCGAAGACCTGAAGCTGGACCAGGAAGACTGGCTCGAAGCGTCGACCTTCAGCTGTGAGAACAAGGACGCCACCATCTACATCGCGTACTCACGGTCGCTCGAAGAGCGCAACCCGCCGGTTGCCAAGATGCTGTCACAGGTCCAACTCGACCCCGACACCATCAACGGCTGGATCCTCTCCATCAAGGAAGACGGCGAAGACCCGGCTGACGTGGCCGAGTCCTGGATCGAAGAGAACGCTGACATCGTGAACAGCTGGATCAACTGA
- a CDS encoding DUF1989 domain-containing protein: MALPQNVQQTSTVTAAPAGSVPAGKVPLDFLYRPGDGGYDSTARRYQGHGPRPPLGSVRPERPVWLTLAEGDLLTVINRDGATRAWLLAFAAHGGTEPALLGLDGNPSVPVDLERRGFEDVCQWYRGRGGSTRDTALHGVEVFDNATPAGERFTVRARGAVDLWVLSDPASTRDHIRLFDGGMGGALAYELVRAARGELILPQPLGDVREEFTVPAGTARAYLLEAGETVQVIDVAGQQCSDFMAMNARSLHEGYERFIDSTATRSMVRGAYPSPGLFNKFYDQDLRPLLRLRQDTVGRHDTFALACTARGYEERGFFGHLNCSDNISHVYAPHGIAVRRAWPAINFFFNSWIDHRDNLIQADEAWSRAGDYVALEAMTDLVAVSTACPDDVDPINGWNPTDVHVRIYKKKTPIRHAVAYRSEPDSEAILTEHSAFHPRTKALTRQFVVARDQWLPQHFEATRAVEEYQACRNAVTVQDMSSLRKFDVLGPDAEALLQLALTRDMRKLSVHRGVYALMCDDTGSVIDDGTLFRLAPDAFRWCCGSDDSGLQLKQLAESNGLNVWVKALYSAMPNLAVQGPKSRELMRRIAYTQPTATSVDNLKWFGSTVARLFDRDGEPFQLTRTGFTGELGYEIFCHADSALAIWDALIDAGADLGITPMGLDALDTIRIEAGLMAAGAEFGPDVDVFESGLGFAVDLAKADFIGRAALERNQAAQRRVLRGLRFDGHEAPVHGDPVMIGRRQVGVITSATVSPALDCAIAMARIAVEHAELGASVEVGKLDGHSKRLAARCCEIPFVDPTRSRARAPIGDPVSP, from the coding sequence ATGGCCTTGCCTCAAAACGTGCAGCAGACGTCCACCGTCACGGCCGCGCCGGCGGGATCGGTACCCGCGGGGAAGGTGCCACTCGACTTTCTCTACCGCCCCGGCGACGGCGGCTACGACTCGACCGCCCGCCGCTACCAGGGCCACGGCCCCCGGCCGCCGCTCGGTTCGGTGCGCCCCGAGCGGCCTGTCTGGCTCACGCTTGCCGAAGGCGACCTCCTGACGGTGATCAACCGCGACGGCGCGACCCGCGCCTGGTTGCTCGCGTTTGCCGCGCACGGCGGCACCGAGCCGGCACTGCTCGGCCTCGACGGCAACCCGAGCGTGCCCGTTGACCTCGAGCGGCGGGGTTTCGAGGACGTGTGTCAGTGGTACCGCGGGCGCGGCGGCTCCACCCGCGATACCGCATTGCACGGTGTCGAGGTGTTCGACAACGCCACCCCGGCCGGTGAGCGCTTCACGGTGCGCGCCCGTGGCGCGGTCGATCTCTGGGTGCTCAGCGACCCGGCGTCGACCCGCGACCACATCCGCCTGTTCGACGGCGGCATGGGCGGCGCGCTCGCCTACGAGCTCGTGCGCGCGGCGCGCGGCGAACTGATCCTGCCGCAGCCGCTCGGCGATGTGCGCGAGGAATTCACCGTGCCGGCCGGCACGGCGCGGGCCTACCTGCTCGAGGCGGGGGAGACGGTGCAGGTCATCGATGTCGCCGGCCAACAGTGCTCGGACTTCATGGCGATGAACGCGCGCTCGCTGCACGAGGGCTACGAGCGGTTCATCGATTCCACGGCCACCCGCTCGATGGTGCGCGGTGCCTACCCGTCACCGGGCCTGTTCAACAAGTTTTACGACCAGGACCTGCGGCCACTGCTGCGGCTCAGGCAGGACACGGTCGGTCGGCACGACACCTTCGCGCTGGCGTGCACGGCCCGCGGTTACGAGGAGCGCGGGTTTTTCGGCCACCTGAACTGCTCGGACAACATCAGCCACGTCTACGCACCGCACGGCATCGCCGTGCGCCGGGCCTGGCCGGCCATCAACTTCTTCTTCAATTCCTGGATAGACCACCGGGACAACCTCATTCAGGCGGACGAAGCCTGGTCGCGCGCGGGCGACTACGTCGCACTGGAGGCGATGACCGACCTCGTGGCGGTGTCCACGGCGTGCCCGGACGACGTCGACCCGATCAACGGCTGGAACCCGACCGATGTCCATGTGCGGATCTACAAGAAGAAAACACCGATCCGGCACGCGGTGGCCTACCGCAGCGAACCCGATTCGGAGGCGATCTTGACCGAGCACTCTGCCTTTCACCCGCGCACTAAGGCGCTGACGCGGCAGTTCGTCGTCGCCCGTGACCAGTGGCTGCCGCAGCACTTCGAGGCCACCCGGGCTGTCGAAGAGTACCAGGCTTGTCGTAATGCCGTGACCGTGCAGGACATGTCGTCCTTGCGCAAATTCGATGTGCTCGGGCCGGATGCCGAGGCGCTGCTGCAACTGGCACTCACCCGCGACATGCGCAAGCTCAGTGTGCACCGCGGTGTGTACGCGCTGATGTGCGACGACACCGGCTCGGTGATCGACGACGGCACGCTGTTTCGCCTCGCACCGGATGCGTTTCGCTGGTGCTGTGGTTCGGACGACAGCGGCTTGCAGCTCAAGCAGCTCGCCGAGTCGAACGGGCTCAATGTGTGGGTCAAGGCGCTCTATTCGGCCATGCCGAACCTCGCGGTGCAGGGCCCCAAGAGCCGCGAGCTCATGCGGCGGATTGCGTATACGCAGCCGACCGCGACCTCGGTCGACAACCTCAAGTGGTTCGGCTCGACGGTCGCGCGCCTGTTCGACCGTGACGGCGAGCCCTTCCAGCTCACCCGCACCGGTTTTACCGGCGAGCTCGGTTACGAGATTTTCTGCCACGCCGATTCGGCGCTGGCGATCTGGGACGCGTTGATCGACGCCGGTGCGGACCTCGGCATCACCCCGATGGGGCTCGACGCGCTCGACACCATCCGCATCGAGGCCGGTCTGATGGCCGCCGGCGCGGAGTTCGGCCCCGATGTCGACGTCTTCGAGTCAGGCCTCGGCTTTGCTGTCGACCTCGCCAAGGCCGATTTCATCGGACGGGCGGCGCTCGAGCGCAACCAGGCGGCACAGCGGCGCGTGTTGCGCGGCCTCCGGTTCGACGGACACGAAGCGCCGGTGCACGGCGACCCGGTGATGATCGGCCGGCGGCAGGTCGGCGTGATCACCAGCGCAACCGTGTCCCCGGCGCTCGACTGCGCGATTGCGATGGCACGTATCGCGGTGGAGCACGCCGAGCTGGGCGCTTCCGTGGAGGTTGGCAAACTCGACGGCCACAGCAAGCGCCTCGCTGCCCGGTGCTGTGAGATTCCCTTTGTAGACCCGACGCGAAGCCGTGCGCGTGCACCCATAGGAGACCCAGTCAGCCCATGA
- a CDS encoding proline/glycine betaine ABC transporter permease — translation MQTPSDNGNTQDAQSEITVAFGEFAEQKKDYYARTFLKIQQAKLPFWHLNIAAMLGSFVWAALRGNWLLFWVAFAADMMAATNFGLVYRYSVAKAAAIEADKAFLVERFTNWTGLHLLAAVLLLIVGRLVVGWMADRVYYRQYSAWRIDSSVNSGTDSKRWLVAGLIVLLVAPLTLYRSTQDAPDRRDCVKHARAVQDGKDVTFKASFDCLTLSEVPTVMWLKRPPQYSYPRNDDGTRSIVVEESRAKRPVTLNVWLSEVIDQNIDYAKAFYGYVFDEITRWLRTLLNAIEAVFVGTPWPVTAGLFLLIAYHFAGTKVAVFTASTMVYLGVFGFWQTAMSTVSIVVASTIICVVVGLPLGVWVGKSKLGSAIVTPILDVMQTIPSFVYLLPAVAFFSIGKPPGILATVIFAMPPMVRLTALGIKQVPESTKEAALAFGASPRQLLTRVELPLATPAIMAGVNQVVMMSLSMAVVAALIGAGGLGFIVVDALGQSEVGRGILAGVAIALIAMAIDRIVQRANQPRE, via the coding sequence ATGCAAACACCATCCGATAACGGCAACACGCAAGACGCACAATCCGAGATCACTGTCGCCTTCGGCGAGTTCGCCGAGCAGAAGAAAGACTATTACGCGCGGACCTTCCTCAAGATCCAGCAGGCCAAACTGCCGTTCTGGCACCTGAACATTGCCGCCATGCTTGGCAGCTTCGTCTGGGCGGCGTTGCGCGGAAACTGGTTGCTGTTCTGGGTGGCCTTCGCCGCGGACATGATGGCGGCGACCAACTTCGGGCTGGTCTACCGCTACTCGGTCGCCAAGGCCGCCGCCATCGAGGCCGACAAGGCCTTTCTGGTCGAGCGCTTCACCAACTGGACGGGCTTGCATTTGCTTGCGGCGGTGTTGCTGCTGATCGTTGGCCGGCTGGTGGTGGGCTGGATGGCCGACCGCGTCTACTACCGCCAATACAGCGCGTGGCGAATCGATTCCTCGGTCAACTCCGGTACGGATTCAAAGCGCTGGTTGGTCGCCGGCCTGATCGTGCTGCTTGTTGCGCCGCTCACCCTGTACCGCTCGACCCAGGACGCGCCGGATCGCCGCGATTGTGTGAAACACGCGAGGGCGGTGCAGGACGGCAAGGACGTGACCTTCAAGGCGAGCTTCGACTGCCTGACCTTGTCGGAGGTGCCGACGGTGATGTGGCTCAAACGCCCGCCGCAGTACTCCTACCCGCGCAACGACGACGGCACCCGGAGCATCGTGGTCGAGGAGAGCCGGGCCAAACGGCCTGTCACCTTGAACGTCTGGTTGTCGGAGGTCATCGATCAGAATATCGATTACGCCAAGGCATTTTACGGCTACGTCTTCGACGAGATCACCCGGTGGCTGCGGACGCTCTTGAACGCGATTGAAGCCGTGTTCGTCGGCACACCCTGGCCAGTGACGGCGGGGCTGTTTCTGTTGATTGCGTATCACTTTGCCGGGACCAAGGTGGCTGTGTTCACCGCGAGCACGATGGTGTACCTCGGCGTGTTCGGCTTTTGGCAAACCGCCATGAGCACGGTGTCGATCGTGGTGGCCTCCACGATCATCTGCGTCGTTGTGGGCTTGCCACTCGGGGTGTGGGTCGGAAAGTCGAAACTCGGGTCGGCCATCGTCACGCCCATCCTCGACGTGATGCAGACCATCCCGTCGTTTGTCTACCTGTTGCCAGCGGTCGCCTTTTTCTCGATCGGAAAGCCACCGGGGATCCTCGCGACCGTCATCTTTGCGATGCCACCGATGGTGCGTCTGACAGCGCTCGGCATCAAACAGGTGCCCGAATCCACCAAGGAGGCCGCGCTGGCCTTCGGCGCCAGCCCGCGGCAACTGCTCACGCGGGTCGAGCTGCCACTGGCGACGCCGGCCATCATGGCCGGGGTCAACCAGGTGGTGATGATGAGCCTCTCGATGGCCGTCGTCGCGGCGCTCATCGGAGCGGGCGGTTTGGGTTTTATCGTGGTCGACGCACTCGGTCAGAGCGAAGTCGGTCGCGGCATTCTCGCGGGCGTTGCCATTGCGCTGATCGCCATGGCCATCGACCGCATCGTTCAACGTGCCAATCAACCGCGGGAGTGA
- a CDS encoding N-acetyltransferase, whose amino-acid sequence TVLGHVLFTAVRVEPHPTRRAAILCPLAVAPERHKTGIGSALVEHGLGALADDGVDLVFVLGDPRYYGRFGFSAEHGVAAPYPLPYPKAWQVRSLTGTPFAELSGTLRCADALNAPELW is encoded by the coding sequence GCACCGTGCTCGGCCACGTGCTGTTCACGGCCGTTCGCGTCGAGCCACACCCCACACGGCGCGCCGCCATCCTCTGCCCGCTTGCCGTCGCGCCCGAGCGCCACAAGACCGGCATCGGCAGCGCACTGGTCGAGCACGGCCTCGGCGCGCTGGCCGATGACGGTGTCGACCTGGTGTTCGTTCTCGGTGACCCGCGCTACTACGGCCGCTTCGGGTTCTCGGCCGAGCACGGCGTCGCGGCGCCCTACCCGCTGCCATACCCCAAAGCCTGGCAGGTGCGCTCGCTCACTGGCACGCCGTTCGCCGAGCTCAGCGGCACACTGCGCTGCGCCGATGCCCTCAACGCGCCTGAGCTCTGGTGA